The sequence below is a genomic window from Proteus vulgaris.
CCTAAAAGTTGTGGCAAAAGATATAAAATATCATCAATTAATTTTCTCTCTATTTTATTTATTAAAAGAACAAAAAGTATTACAAGTTCGAGGATTTTTAGCTTTACTGATGTTTGCTGCCTTCAATATTTTTTGGAGCGCTATTGTTATTCCATTAAGTGATGCACCTTTTAATTATTCTCGTACAGTGATTGGCTCTTTGGGATTGGTTGGCGCTATTGGCGCATTAGTCGCTTCAAAATCAGGTGGTTGGGCAGATCGTGGTTATGGAAAACGAGTTAGCTTTTATGCGTTAGTTATTTTAATTTTAGCTTGGTTCCTAATATCATTAATAAATTGGTCAATATGGGCATTGGTTGTTGGTATTATTTTATTAGATGCTGGCGGACAAGCATTACATGTTACTAATCAGAGCATGATTTATCGCACTAAGCCGGAAGCCAACAGCAGAATGATCAGTTTATATATGATGTTTTATGCAATAGGCAGTGGTTTGGGCGCGATCAGTTCAACGGCAATGTATTCTTATGCTGGTTGGAATGGTGTTTGTATTTTAGGTGCATTAGTTAGTTTATTGGCGCTTATTATTTGGTGGATAACGCGCAATCGCTCTTTTTGAAATCACAAATATTAGAGGAAGGCTTTTTTAATATTTTATAATAAACAGTAAGTTATATTACTTCTTATTAAGAATATCAGCCTTCTTCTCTATTATTAATCTCTTATGATTTATAAAAACGACAATGAATTTATTAAGCAACCTGTAATTATATTCGGTTATGTACTTTCTTTTTTTATGGTCTGATTTCCATGCTCGATAATGAGTCATCATTAAAAGAATAAGTTTCAAATGTGTATTATAAATGACGAAACAAAGAATATTTATTTAAGTGTGATCATGTTATCACCTTACTAGTCGGATTCGTTTAATTCTATTATAAATGCTCGAAAAACCGCAAAAATCACGCCAGTGTCAGTTCTTTCCTATATTCGCTCTAATTACCCTGCTTTACGCTAACATTATATTTAATGTGAAAATAAATATTTATAAACGGAAACTAAGTATTTTTATTTATACTATGCGAGGATGAATATGAGAATTGTACTTTCTTTAATATTGAGTTCAACACTATTGCTCTCTGGTTGTTCTGCCTTCCTTTTTAGCCTAGGCAGCAATCCAGAAATGACACTGAGTAATATTAAATTGATGGAAAACACCACTAAACTAAAAGTGCCAGCTATACCACCAGGAACAAAAGATGGTGAATATTTACGTTATTATCCTGGGGGCCAAATTAAATATAAATCATGGGTAACTAAAGGTTGTTTTGACCGTTACGTTAATGCTTATTATGAAAATGGTAAATTACAAATGATCATACCACTGAAGAATTGTGAAGTTAACGGTGTGGTAAAAAGTTACCAGACTAACGGCAATATATACAGTGAAATTGCTATGCGTAACGGCTTACCGCATGGCGCTTTCAAGTATTATCATAATACACCTAAAAATAATGTTAATTTGCAGGGATATATAGAGAATAAAGCTCTTATTGGTGTAATAACTCAATATGATGAAAACGGAAAAGTGATTAATAAAGGTCAAGTGTTAGATGGTAAGGTTAAAATCTTAAAATAACCTGATTTGAGCTACCGGCTTTTTGTTATTTATGAAAGCCGGTTTTATTTTATTCTGCAAATACGATTTATCTCTTTTTTATATTAAAGTATTGAGCCAACGCTTTATAACCTTTCTCGCTGATAGTCACTTCTCTATATCCTTGATGCCGTGTTAACCACGCTTGTGCTTCTGCGTAATTAAGAAAAGCAGCACCAATTTGTCCGCCTAAATGGAAACGACGTTCACTCCAATCTAAACATGGGCAGCAAATATTACGAGAATGCTTTGCTTGAAATTCAAGACCCATATTTTTAAATCGCTCAAGACCGAGTGCTGTAATAGCGCGGCCGTCTTCTGTTATCCATTTTTGCTGACAAAGTGAATGGTAAATATCGACAGCAACTTCACCTGCTA
It includes:
- a CDS encoding MFS transporter; the protein is MKELIASPNTHCHISHSLETKLSNSLVLLFAVASGLSVANVYYAQPLLDALSLEFGISNAAIGSVITVTQIGCALALLFLVPLGDKIERKKLMLLQLVALLISLIAVGVAKTPMTLMIGMLSVGMLGTAMTQGLIAYAASSASLGDQGRVIGTAQSGVFIGLLLSRTFSGLISDLVGWRGVYICSAILMLSIAYPLSRRLPNLKVVAKDIKYHQLIFSLFYLLKEQKVLQVRGFLALLMFAAFNIFWSAIVIPLSDAPFNYSRTVIGSLGLVGAIGALVASKSGGWADRGYGKRVSFYALVILILAWFLISLINWSIWALVVGIILLDAGGQALHVTNQSMIYRTKPEANSRMISLYMMFYAIGSGLGAISSTAMYSYAGWNGVCILGALVSLLALIIWWITRNRSF
- a CDS encoding toxin-antitoxin system YwqK family antitoxin; amino-acid sequence: MRIVLSLILSSTLLLSGCSAFLFSLGSNPEMTLSNIKLMENTTKLKVPAIPPGTKDGEYLRYYPGGQIKYKSWVTKGCFDRYVNAYYENGKLQMIIPLKNCEVNGVVKSYQTNGNIYSEIAMRNGLPHGAFKYYHNTPKNNVNLQGYIENKALIGVITQYDENGKVINKGQVLDGKVKILK